The Pagrus major chromosome 5, Pma_NU_1.0 genomic sequence GAGAGTGTCAGACTGTGTCATCATGCTGAGGTTGAAAAGAAATGTCCCAAAGGAAACCATGAAATGAATTATGCTGTACAAGGTAATAAACTGACTCATCAGATGAGATGCAACAACTTTAATTAGTCCAGTCACCACCTACATGTTAAAATGCTAAATGCAAGCATATGTATTGACATGTCGCAGCGTCTCTTACATCACTCTGTCTACAGTGATCCTCACTGCTTCCAGGACAAACGAGGAGTAACACAGCATTGTATTAAGCCTAAGTAAAGTCTGACTTTGATAAGCAAATGAATACAATTTACATGAAACTATACATATTTCTTGTGCTTCTTGAGTCATACCAGTAAATACATTACAACTAGCTTATTGAAACCAAATAGCCAGAAATTAATGCTTTTTCATATATAGAGTTTCATATACTGGGGCTATCTGGCTTGTCAATAGGTTTGCAATCGAGGATTATCTTTGTTATCTTTTAATTCATAGAGTTTCGTAACAtcctcaaattgcttctttcgttttatcaattatcaaaatagctgtcGGTTAACTTTCTGTCAATCAATTCAGCTCTACACGTCGGATATGTTTAGACATGTTGTTAATTGGTTCAATGGCAAACATCCACTGCTTACGATGATATATGATATAGACCAGAGAACGATTTGTATCTTGGCTTTTAAAACCATCCAATAAAGTGCGAGACAGAGCTACAAGCCCAGCAGCATATTCTGTTCCTGCCTTGCCAGTTCTTGACTGGGAAACTTTCCAAGTTAGATGTTGTAACAGTGTTGCACCACATTTCAGATTGACTGATGCCACTGCTATGGCTGTCATTAAATTGCCATCAAAAAAATTCATTCCCCTGCCGGTTCAAAGGATTTGGTCGTAATTTATTATTCACTCTCCTGTACCAAAGCCGTCACTGATGCCCTTGATGTCAGACAGATTTTTCAGACTGAATAAATTCCCTCTAACTGAGGACTTTGCAAAGAGATCTAACACCGTGACTAAAGGGTTTTGTGGTAGTCAAAGGTGTTTGCAGCACTAATTTGTATTTCGAAGCTTTAATTTCACCCAGTTGTTCCTTTAGGATAGATTTAAATGTTGCAATTAACTATGGTGTTGGCTATTTTCCCAATTGAATTGCTTCTACAAATGAAACGGGCTTCTTAATTCCCATTTTCCAGGACTGCAAAGACAATCAAACATTAAAGAATACTGTATGGTGCACTGTTGATATTCTCTTTCACCCCGAGCACCTGTTTCACATGATTCCCCCAGGAGTGCTTCTTTGAACATTGCTGTGTTTCGTGTTTATTTCAAGTGTATTGAAGCATTCTGACTCTTGACACATCCTTCATAATTAGACCTAAACAAGTATAATCATCACTAAATGCAATCTCTAATTTTCCATCTTACTGTGTCCCGTGTAGAGCCAAACAAGACACTGTGTGTTACTATGGAAACAGAGGCAGCCCTGAACCCATCCATCTAAAAACAGgtctgtgtttttaatatgGTTGCTGCAGGAACCGTTCATTTCGCATTTTTACGTCTCCTCTCAGCCTATGGCCTATTCATGTTAGCTTGACATTTCCATGTTGATATTGCTCTCAGATTGTCTATTATTGGAAGATGTGCCACAAGGTCACTATCCACACTTCCTATTGTGgatgtttgtctttatttttcacatGCCCCTCAGCAGGAATCTATGGTTTGAGTAATTCGTTGCTGGACACTCCGTGGAGGAAACTGCTGCAAGGCAAGCGTCACTTCACCAGCGTGGTCAACGACCAGTCCCTGTCCTGCGATGGACTGGTGCAGGAGCTTCTCAACGTCCTTAATAATGAGGAACTGTGAGTGGTGAACACCCACTTAGACATTGCTGTAGATTCACACCTCATAACAGCAACTTGTCATCTTGATTTTAGTTATTAAATAATCTCATAGTTATactttatctatttatttaaaggCTTAATGTTGGATGTCATGCAATTCTTCGGGTTAAATATGGATCAATTGCCAATAATGGTGTCATGGATGTTTGTTATCTACATCTACATTCACTAGTCCTGTGGAGTGGTTTGTTGAATTTGACCAGGTCAGGTGCCATGTGTGGGGTCAACATTGCTTGATTCAGTGTGTACAGAGCTGGACAGAGTCCCTGGAACATGCCAGACATCAGAGAAATACTGTGTCAGGGCTCTGAATCAGCTGCTGTATGGGATTGCAATTTTAGCTCAAGCTTGTGTCAGCCCCTTTTGATAATACTGTGTCTTTTGAGGGATATTATATAATACCAAAAGGGTGTAACAAACATaatgacattttgggaaacatgaTTATGGTTTCTTGCTGAGAGTGAGAAGACCAATAAGGCTCCAATGTCTCTACAGTAAACAGAAAGCTGTAAGACACATAAGATACCCACAGCTCGTTTCTTTTATTATCACGATGAGGTTGTGCAGCATATCTGCCAAGACTTCAGGAAGTTGATGTACCCTGCCTGGAAATAAAACTTTTAGatttttatacatattaaaCAATCACGATGGGACATATTAATTGTaggtgagctttagaggtgtgAAGAAGTGGATTTTGTTGCCACTGGACGGAGGCTAGCTGTTTTCTCaatttccagtctttgtgctaagctaagctaacaggctgctgtcTAAAGTCTAACCAttccttttacattttgtttaatatgagttgtttttattttaaataattggGTCAGAGCAGGCATTTGTTTAACATCTGTCTGATCGATTGTTGTTTGTGATTTCCCCTTGCACTCTGCACTTGCTCTCTGCACTTGCACTCTTGCAAAGCTGTGTTTATTCTGACAACCACATATCTCAAGATATTGtaagataaaaatgtttttcataacTGATAGAAATGATAGCTAACCCTCTTGTTGTTTGCACATTACACCCTTAGTGGATGTTACACACAAGTAGATTTCTTACTTAAATGTACTGCATGGGCACTCTGACAGTGAATgatatatgtgtttttattgtgggTTTGTTAAACAGGAACACACCTGATCCAGCTCAGGAGAGCCAGGGTGATGGTTACAGCCAGCCCATGATCCAGGCTCTGTCAGCGGTGTGTGTTCGCTCAACTCATTATGGCACAAGGTCAGTGTCAAACTCTATATCCCCTTGTTTGTTTCTACCTGAGGTGACTGACAGGGCTGTGCTACCCTGCTGGATCATAGAGAGAACTCTTGATATACAAAAATCCCCTGTGTAATCAATCCTCCAcaggaaggaaatgaaaaggGATCTTCTGGATTTGTGTATACAGAGACTGTCCTGTAGCCAAAAGGTCAGAAGGTCTGTCTTTGCCAGAGCCATCAACAAGCCTTTAGCAAGGCACTGTCTGCCACTGCCTGCTCAGTGTCGATCAAGTCAAATGTGACTTTATCATAGTTGTCCCTGAGAGTTACTCCTGCCCCTCACCTGTGGTCTTAGAtatttttcaagcattttttaGTTGTTAactttatatgttatatatttgtTTGCTTGTATCCCCTTGTGTCCCTGCGCATTTAGGACCAACACAATTATCCTCATAGACGCAGAAGATAACGTGACCTTCACAGAGCGCACCATGCTCAACTGTGACACAAGCAAGTGGAGCACCACTTCTTTCCAGTTTCAACTACAGGTGTAAAGACATGATGGAGGATACCAGCTCTGTGCCTTTCAGCATCACCTTTCCTTccatctcccccctctcccccctcttccaGCTGTACCTCACCGTCGCAGCAAGACTCGTCTGCACTTTTTCTTCAGCTAGTCTGCACTAGCTGCCTCATTAACATCAGTGATATGTATTTCTTATTCTTGATTTAAGTTAAAATGCATCTTTTGAAAGTGTGTGCTAATTTAAAAGATTGCCAAAGAACATTTATAATTTTGTAGAGGAAAATATTTTACCTACATGTCATAAAACAGCAGGATTGGGCTGCTCCAACAAGTCTAATCCATCACAGATTAATGGCAGCCTGCTTTGATATGCGATCTATACCATCGTGCACAAGATTATTTTCATGCAATACAATTTATTCTTGTTGGTGTcagattttcttctttaaatCCATGATGTAGAGTAATATACACTTAATGCACAATTTCCAGACTGCAATTTGAGATAGCATcctttaaaaacagcaattaaGAAATtgtatttcagctgttttaGATAATAGGAATTCATAGATTGACAGTTTTTCCAATAGAATGTGTTAATCGGATTAAAGATCACAGTAATTGTCATATATTAGAGTTACCAACTACTTTTTAAATTTCCAATTACTGTAACTCTGTTACATGCATTTCATTATATATGCCACAGCCCTGCACAACATTAGTCTCAGTGTTGGTTACAACAGATGTTTCCATGTTGAATGCAGATCCTTTCAGGCACTGGATATCTGACCGCTTCCatgataaaacaacaaattttacagctgcttgacaat encodes the following:
- the tango2 gene encoding transport and Golgi organization protein 2 homolog isoform X1, with protein sequence MCIIFFKFDPRPASKNAYRLILAANRDEFYNRPSKAADYWGTNSEILSGLDQEYGKEGGSWLGINKRGKLAAITNYMEGRPNPDAQGRGFLVSNYLMDKDQDSYSYLKKVSQESHQYNGFNLITAEFRAKQDTVCYYGNRGSPEPIHLKTAGIYGLSNSLLDTPWRKLLQGKRHFTSVVNDQSLSCDGLVQELLNVLNNEELNTPDPAQESQGDGYSQPMIQALSAVCVRSTHYGTRTNTIILIDAEDNVTFTERTMLNCDTSKWSTTSFQFQLQV
- the tango2 gene encoding transport and Golgi organization protein 2 homolog isoform X2 codes for the protein MCIIFFKFDPRPASKNAYRLILAANRDEFYNRPSKAADYWGTNSEILSGLDQEYGKEGGSWLGINKRGKLAAITNYMEGRPNPDAQGRGFLVSNYLMDKDQDSYSYLKKVSQESHQYNGFNLITAEFRAKQDTVCYYGNRGSPEPIHLKTGIYGLSNSLLDTPWRKLLQGKRHFTSVVNDQSLSCDGLVQELLNVLNNEELNTPDPAQESQGDGYSQPMIQALSAVCVRSTHYGTRTNTIILIDAEDNVTFTERTMLNCDTSKWSTTSFQFQLQV